One stretch of Microvirga lotononidis DNA includes these proteins:
- a CDS encoding mandelate racemase/muconate lactonizing enzyme family protein: MRIIDVREITQPIASPIRNAYIDFSKMTTSLVAVVTDVVRDGRRVVGYGFNSNGRYGQGGLIRERFRDRILEASPESLLDDSGSNLDPQRIWATMMKNEKPGGHGERSVAVGTLDMAIWDATAKIAGKPLFRLLAERQGREANSRVFVYAAGGYYYPGKDDSALRAEMRSYLDRGYNAVKMKIGGASIAEDQRRIEAVLTEIGSQAQLAVDANGRFDLETAIAYAKMLRNYPLFWYEEAGDPLDYSLQAALSEFYPGPMATGENLFSHQDARNLLRHGGMRPDRDWLQFDCALSYGLVEYLRTLDVLAQFGWSPSRCIPHGGHQMSLNIAAGLGLGGNESYPDLFQPYGGFPDSVRVENGHIVMPELPGIGFEGKSDLIKVMRELAE, from the coding sequence ATGCGTATCATCGACGTCCGCGAGATCACCCAGCCGATCGCCTCTCCGATCCGTAACGCCTATATCGACTTCTCGAAGATGACGACGAGCCTAGTTGCGGTCGTGACCGACGTGGTGCGCGACGGCCGCCGCGTCGTCGGCTATGGTTTCAACTCGAACGGCCGCTACGGCCAAGGCGGCCTCATCCGCGAGCGCTTCCGCGACCGAATCCTGGAGGCGAGCCCTGAGAGCCTGCTCGACGACAGCGGCAGCAACCTGGATCCGCAGAGGATCTGGGCCACCATGATGAAGAACGAGAAGCCCGGCGGGCATGGCGAGCGTTCGGTTGCCGTGGGCACCCTCGACATGGCGATCTGGGATGCCACCGCCAAGATCGCCGGCAAGCCGCTCTTCCGTCTGCTGGCGGAGCGCCAGGGGCGGGAGGCCAATTCGAGGGTCTTCGTCTATGCCGCCGGCGGCTACTACTACCCGGGCAAGGACGACAGCGCCTTGCGGGCCGAAATGCGCAGCTATCTCGACCGCGGCTACAACGCCGTGAAGATGAAAATCGGCGGCGCCTCAATCGCGGAGGACCAGCGCCGGATCGAAGCTGTCCTAACGGAAATCGGCTCGCAAGCGCAGCTCGCCGTCGACGCCAACGGGCGCTTCGATCTCGAAACCGCGATCGCCTATGCCAAGATGCTGCGCAACTATCCGCTATTCTGGTACGAAGAGGCGGGCGATCCCCTCGACTATTCCCTCCAGGCCGCACTCTCCGAGTTCTATCCCGGCCCGATGGCGACCGGCGAGAACCTGTTCTCGCATCAGGACGCCCGCAATCTCCTGCGCCATGGCGGCATGCGGCCGGATCGCGACTGGCTGCAGTTCGACTGCGCTTTGTCCTATGGGCTCGTGGAATACCTTCGCACCCTCGACGTGCTGGCGCAGTTCGGCTGGTCACCCTCCCGTTGCATCCCGCATGGCGGACACCAGATGTCGCTCAACATCGCGGCGGGCCTTGGTCTCGGCGGCAACGAGAGCTATCCGGACCTGTTCCAGCCCTATGGCGGTTTCCCGGACAGCGTGCGGGTCGAGAACGGCCACATCGTCATGCCGGAACTGCCCGGGATCGGCTTCGAAGGCAAGTCGGACCTGATCAAGGTCATGCGCGAGCTGGCGGAATAA
- a CDS encoding NAD(P)/FAD-dependent oxidoreductase produces MTSATGNEMACAVEDLADAYDVIVIGAGPAGLSAATTLSQLGAQTLLIDENRTPGGQIYRSVLLAREADRQRLGEDYWRGREIAETFLRSGARYAPSTTAWSIGPAGDEAGHIVGHEVGVSGGGAARLIRARQIVLATGALERPFPIPGWTLPGVMTAGAAQIALKTSGLIPQGRVVVAGTGPLLYLLAAQLIEAGATVSAVFDTTPRSNWWKAVRHLPAFVASGYIAKGLKLLRIVQRRTKVVRWVTSLSAEGNGELKEVAWTAGGREHRMPADLLLLHQGVAPNINFSNAARCKHEWDETQLAFRPRVDDWYETTVPGIAIAGDGAGIQGAEAAALQGTLAGLGCASRLGLIDNGDREQRASRLRARLATVTRGRDFLDTLYRPSRSFRIPSNPDTVVCRCEEVSAGQIRASVNAGAMGPNQMKVFLRSGMGPCQGRLCGLTVTELIADERGVSPGTVGYYRLRFPIKPLKLRELAGLPQSETAKVAVLADLADTHQSKPLTRDIPSDRPSD; encoded by the coding sequence ATGACATCCGCCACAGGGAATGAAATGGCCTGCGCGGTCGAGGATCTCGCCGATGCCTATGACGTCATCGTCATCGGTGCCGGGCCGGCCGGGCTTTCCGCAGCGACGACGCTTTCCCAACTTGGAGCGCAAACGCTTCTCATCGACGAGAACCGGACGCCAGGAGGCCAGATCTATCGGTCCGTTCTTCTTGCGCGCGAGGCGGACCGTCAACGCCTGGGAGAGGATTACTGGCGGGGCCGCGAGATCGCCGAAACCTTCCTGCGTTCCGGCGCCCGGTATGCTCCATCGACGACCGCCTGGAGCATCGGGCCGGCCGGCGACGAGGCCGGCCATATCGTCGGCCACGAGGTCGGCGTTTCGGGAGGCGGAGCGGCGCGCCTGATCCGCGCCCGGCAGATCGTGCTTGCGACCGGCGCGCTCGAACGGCCGTTTCCGATCCCCGGATGGACCTTGCCCGGAGTCATGACAGCGGGGGCTGCGCAGATCGCGCTGAAAACGTCGGGACTCATTCCGCAGGGCAGGGTGGTCGTGGCCGGGACAGGGCCCCTTCTCTACCTCCTGGCCGCTCAGCTGATCGAGGCCGGCGCAACCGTTTCCGCGGTTTTCGATACGACTCCGAGAAGCAACTGGTGGAAGGCCGTGCGCCATCTGCCGGCCTTCGTGGCCTCGGGCTATATCGCCAAGGGCCTGAAGCTCCTGCGGATCGTGCAACGCCGCACCAAGGTGGTCCGTTGGGTCACGTCTTTGTCGGCCGAGGGCAACGGCGAGCTGAAGGAAGTCGCGTGGACGGCGGGTGGTCGAGAGCACCGCATGCCTGCGGATCTGCTCCTGCTTCATCAGGGTGTTGCTCCCAACATCAACTTTTCCAATGCGGCACGCTGCAAACATGAATGGGACGAGACGCAGCTTGCGTTCCGACCTCGGGTCGACGACTGGTATGAAACCACCGTACCCGGGATCGCCATCGCCGGTGACGGAGCAGGTATCCAAGGTGCCGAAGCGGCAGCTCTTCAGGGCACCTTGGCAGGGCTCGGATGCGCGTCTCGCCTCGGGCTGATCGACAATGGCGACAGAGAGCAACGGGCATCGCGACTGAGGGCCCGGCTCGCGACGGTCACGCGGGGGCGGGACTTTCTCGACACCCTGTACCGCCCGTCCCGATCCTTCCGGATTCCGTCCAATCCCGACACGGTTGTCTGCCGTTGCGAGGAAGTTTCCGCGGGCCAGATTCGGGCATCCGTGAACGCCGGAGCCATGGGCCCCAACCAGATGAAGGTCTTTCTCCGATCCGGCATGGGACCGTGCCAGGGCCGCCTCTGCGGCCTGACCGTCACCGAACTGATCGCCGACGAGCGCGGCGTCAGCCCCGGAACGGTCGGTTACTACCGGCTCCGTTTTCCAATCAAGCCCTTGAAACTGCGCGAGCTTGCCGGCTTGCCGCAGTCCGAGACGGCCAAAGTCGCCGTTCTGGCGGATCTGGCCGACACGCATCAATCCAAGCCATTGACCAGGGATATTCCAAGTGATCGACCAAGTGACTGA
- a CDS encoding LysR family transcriptional regulator, which yields MDISSRQIEAFRMVMLTGSITGAAEALFVTQPAVSRLVQGLEETTGLTLFERRGNHIIPTAEATALLAEVERSFVGLSRIGSFAQALRAQTAGSLRIAAMPALAGSVLTRFAARFSTERPDVHISISGIPSHLVTDAVSSGQADFGYADGPLDRIGLEIETVPVAAVIIMPKSHRLAQHDRVTPADLAGERFVGIGRGTLFRSRIDTALAGIPRTISLETPLSHIACLLVAEGGGVSLVDPYSAAEFLDKGIVARPFTPFIDAGFVALRARQHTVSALAATFMREFREHVEHWSLP from the coding sequence GTGGATATCAGCTCCCGTCAGATCGAAGCTTTCCGCATGGTGATGCTCACGGGGAGCATTACGGGCGCAGCCGAAGCCCTGTTCGTCACCCAGCCGGCCGTCAGCCGGCTCGTCCAGGGTCTCGAGGAGACGACGGGCCTGACGCTGTTCGAGCGTCGAGGAAACCACATCATCCCTACGGCCGAAGCCACGGCACTGTTGGCGGAGGTGGAGCGCTCCTTCGTCGGATTGTCGCGCATCGGCTCCTTCGCCCAGGCGCTGCGCGCCCAAACGGCCGGCTCCCTGCGGATCGCCGCCATGCCCGCGCTGGCCGGCAGCGTCCTGACCCGCTTCGCCGCGCGGTTCTCCACTGAGAGGCCCGATGTCCATATTTCGATCAGTGGAATTCCGTCCCACCTCGTGACCGATGCGGTTTCTAGCGGACAGGCCGATTTCGGATATGCGGATGGTCCGTTGGATCGGATCGGGCTGGAAATCGAAACGGTGCCGGTCGCGGCGGTGATTATCATGCCGAAGAGCCACCGCCTTGCGCAGCATGATCGCGTCACGCCAGCCGATCTCGCTGGCGAACGTTTCGTCGGGATCGGCCGGGGAACCCTGTTCCGATCGAGAATCGACACGGCCCTTGCGGGCATTCCACGAACGATCTCGCTCGAAACGCCCTTGTCCCACATAGCCTGCCTTCTGGTGGCGGAGGGCGGCGGGGTCAGTCTGGTCGATCCCTATTCGGCTGCGGAGTTTCTCGACAAGGGGATCGTCGCAAGGCCGTTCACACCTTTCATCGACGCCGGGTTCGTGGCCCTTCGCGCGCGCCAGCACACGGTCTCCGCCTTGGCCGCCACGTTCATGCGGGAGTTCCGAGAGCACGTGGAACACTGGTCGCTGCCGTAA
- a CDS encoding SDR family NAD(P)-dependent oxidoreductase, with translation MKAVVITGVASGIGHATARLAIEQGIHVFGSVRQDGDAARLVAEFGDRLTPLRFDVRDEAALARAASTVGEALNGEHLFGLVNNAGIGLAGPVLHQPLDEFQAVMDTNLLGPLLVTRAFASLLGAGSAARARGRKGRIVNISSIAGKVGQPFAGAYVASKHALEGLSDVMRRELALYGIRVVIVAPATVDTPIWDEPESAIGRYDGTDYGDPFNEAVRAIVEVGHSQGLAPKRVAEAVLHALTTRRPRIRYSPARHPVLEQLLPRITPDRVTDVVIEKTLGLKPKGRGRA, from the coding sequence ATGAAGGCCGTCGTCATCACGGGAGTTGCCAGCGGCATCGGCCATGCGACGGCGAGGCTCGCCATCGAACAGGGGATCCATGTCTTCGGAAGTGTGCGTCAGGACGGTGACGCTGCGAGGCTCGTGGCAGAATTCGGCGACCGTCTCACTCCCCTGCGGTTCGATGTCCGTGACGAGGCCGCTCTGGCCAGGGCGGCCTCCACGGTCGGAGAAGCCCTAAACGGGGAACATCTCTTCGGCCTTGTGAACAATGCAGGGATCGGGCTCGCCGGGCCTGTTCTGCACCAGCCGCTCGATGAATTCCAGGCGGTCATGGATACTAACCTGCTGGGTCCGCTCCTCGTCACCCGCGCGTTTGCCTCCCTGCTCGGGGCCGGTTCCGCAGCTCGGGCCAGGGGGCGGAAGGGACGGATCGTCAACATCTCGTCCATTGCCGGGAAAGTCGGCCAGCCCTTTGCCGGGGCTTATGTTGCCTCTAAGCATGCCCTGGAGGGACTTTCCGACGTCATGCGCCGCGAATTGGCGCTCTATGGGATCCGCGTCGTCATCGTCGCACCGGCCACCGTCGACACTCCCATCTGGGACGAACCCGAGAGTGCCATCGGCCGGTATGACGGAACCGATTACGGCGATCCGTTCAACGAGGCCGTGCGCGCCATTGTCGAGGTTGGCCACAGCCAGGGTCTCGCGCCGAAGCGCGTGGCGGAGGCGGTCCTGCACGCCCTGACGACCCGCCGCCCGAGGATCCGCTACTCCCCGGCACGGCATCCCGTTCTCGAACAGCTCCTTCCTCGGATCACGCCCGATCGGGTGACCGACGTCGTCATCGAGAAAACGCTAGGACTGAAGCCCAAGGGCCGGGGCAGGGCGTAG
- a CDS encoding tartrate dehydrogenase codes for MSSEPKKRYRLAVIPGDGIGKETTPEGVRVLEAAAKKFGFDLQLDHFDFSSYDYYAKHGRMLPEDWKEKIGSHEAIFFGAVGWPEKIPDHVSLWGSLLQFRREFDQYINLRPVRLMPGVPTPLANRKPGDIDFWVVRENTEGEYSSVGGKMFPGTEREVVIQETVMTRIGVDRVLRFAFDLAQMRPRKHLTSATKSNGISITMPYWDERVEEMAKQFPDVKYDKYHIDILTAHFVLHPDWFDVVVASNLFGDILSDLGPACTGTIGIAPSGNINPDRTFPSLFEPVHGSAPDIAGQGIANPIGQIWSGAMMLEHLGEGEAAAAIVRAIEDVLSERTLRTRDLGGNAATETIGKAVADAVG; via the coding sequence ATGTCATCTGAACCCAAGAAGCGGTATCGACTGGCGGTCATTCCCGGTGATGGCATCGGCAAGGAGACGACGCCGGAAGGCGTGCGGGTTCTGGAGGCAGCCGCCAAGAAGTTTGGTTTCGACCTTCAGCTCGACCACTTCGATTTCTCCTCCTACGACTATTATGCCAAGCACGGGCGCATGCTGCCTGAGGACTGGAAGGAGAAGATCGGCTCGCACGAGGCGATCTTCTTCGGCGCCGTCGGCTGGCCGGAGAAGATCCCGGACCACGTCTCGCTCTGGGGCTCGCTGCTCCAGTTCCGGCGCGAGTTCGACCAATACATCAACCTGCGGCCCGTGCGACTGATGCCCGGTGTGCCGACACCGCTCGCCAATCGAAAGCCCGGCGACATCGACTTCTGGGTGGTGCGGGAGAATACAGAGGGCGAGTACTCCTCCGTCGGCGGCAAGATGTTTCCCGGCACCGAGCGGGAGGTGGTCATTCAGGAAACCGTTATGACGCGGATCGGCGTCGACCGGGTCCTGCGGTTTGCGTTCGATCTGGCCCAGATGCGTCCCCGGAAGCACCTGACCTCTGCGACGAAGTCGAACGGCATCTCGATCACCATGCCCTATTGGGACGAGCGCGTGGAGGAGATGGCCAAGCAGTTTCCAGATGTGAAATATGACAAGTACCATATCGACATTCTCACGGCCCATTTCGTGCTGCACCCGGACTGGTTCGACGTGGTCGTCGCGTCGAATCTGTTCGGCGACATCCTGTCCGATCTGGGGCCCGCCTGCACGGGAACCATCGGCATCGCGCCGTCGGGCAACATCAATCCGGACCGGACCTTCCCGTCTCTCTTCGAGCCGGTCCACGGGTCTGCGCCCGACATTGCGGGGCAGGGGATCGCGAACCCCATCGGCCAGATCTGGTCAGGCGCGATGATGCTGGAGCACCTGGGGGAAGGGGAGGCGGCAGCCGCCATCGTTCGCGCCATCGAAGACGTGTTGAGCGAGCGCACCCTTCGGACCCGCGACCTCGGCGGGAATGCCGCTACCGAAACCATCGGCAAGGCGGTGGCCGACGCGGTCGGCTGA
- a CDS encoding lysine/arginine/ornithine ABC transporter substrate-binding protein, which yields MNTLGVIGAAALGMMVAIGGASAQEKTVKIATEGAYAPWNFTGAGGKLEGFEIDLANDLCARMKVKCEIVAQDWDGIIPALQAKKYDAIMAGMTITDKRKEVIAFSIPYADTPSVFLAAKDSSLAKLPGTGQSFNLTTQQAAAEKAIDDLKPLLKGKTIGVQGSTIQANFADKYLKGTAEIREYKTTEQHDLDLAAGRIDAVFAGAAQVIGTLEKPDFKDYAVAGPSLTGGLLGAGIAVGLRKDEADLKKSFDEAIQGAIKDGTIQKLSMKWFKTNITPQS from the coding sequence ATGAACACCTTGGGAGTCATAGGGGCGGCCGCCCTCGGCATGATGGTTGCCATCGGCGGAGCCTCCGCGCAGGAAAAGACCGTCAAGATCGCCACGGAAGGCGCCTATGCGCCGTGGAACTTCACCGGCGCGGGCGGCAAGCTCGAGGGCTTCGAGATCGACCTCGCCAACGACCTGTGCGCCCGCATGAAGGTGAAGTGCGAGATCGTCGCCCAGGACTGGGACGGCATCATCCCGGCGCTCCAGGCCAAGAAGTACGATGCCATCATGGCCGGAATGACGATCACGGATAAGCGCAAAGAGGTGATCGCCTTCTCGATCCCCTATGCGGATACGCCGAGCGTCTTCCTGGCGGCGAAGGACTCGTCCCTGGCAAAGCTCCCCGGCACGGGTCAGTCCTTCAACCTCACGACCCAACAGGCTGCCGCCGAGAAGGCGATCGACGATCTCAAGCCGCTCCTCAAAGGCAAGACCATCGGCGTCCAGGGCTCGACCATCCAGGCGAACTTCGCCGACAAGTACCTGAAGGGCACGGCCGAGATCCGCGAGTACAAGACCACGGAACAGCATGACCTCGATCTCGCAGCCGGCCGCATCGATGCGGTTTTCGCCGGAGCCGCCCAGGTGATCGGCACCCTCGAGAAGCCGGACTTCAAGGACTATGCCGTTGCTGGCCCATCGCTCACGGGCGGTCTCCTCGGCGCCGGCATCGCCGTGGGTCTGCGCAAGGACGAAGCCGATCTCAAGAAGAGCTTTGATGAGGCGATCCAGGGCGCCATCAAGGACGGCACGATCCAGAAGCTGTCGATGAAGTGGTTCAAGACCAACATCACGCCGCAGAGCTGA
- a CDS encoding RidA family protein codes for MTERHIQTPIMHRVVVHNGLVFIGGTVADDMSAGLEGQTAQILAKFDEYLKVVGTDKTRLLSATIFLTDLNRKSEMDQAWKRWLPPERFPARATVGVADLGEDTLIEIMLTAAVG; via the coding sequence GTGACTGAACGACATATCCAAACCCCGATCATGCACCGGGTCGTGGTTCACAATGGGCTCGTGTTCATCGGCGGGACGGTCGCCGACGACATGTCGGCCGGCCTCGAAGGCCAGACCGCGCAGATCCTCGCGAAGTTCGACGAATATCTCAAAGTCGTCGGCACGGACAAAACCCGCTTGCTGTCCGCCACCATCTTTCTCACGGATCTCAACCGCAAATCCGAGATGGATCAGGCCTGGAAGCGCTGGCTCCCGCCGGAGCGCTTTCCCGCCCGCGCGACCGTCGGGGTGGCGGACCTGGGAGAGGATACACTGATCGAGATCATGCTGACGGCTGCGGTAGGCTGA
- a CDS encoding (2Fe-2S)-binding protein translates to MFRRAPDRIRAQVTFTFDGIPITASAEDSVAAALLAAGVRACRTTPVSGSARGPYCMMGVCFECLVRIDGVGNRQGCLVQVRDGMKVETQKGAHALSAEPAL, encoded by the coding sequence ATGTTCCGGCGTGCGCCTGACCGCATCCGCGCTCAGGTTACCTTCACCTTCGACGGCATTCCGATCACCGCTTCAGCCGAGGACAGCGTCGCCGCCGCACTCCTGGCGGCCGGTGTTCGGGCCTGCCGCACGACGCCCGTTTCCGGCTCGGCGCGGGGACCCTACTGCATGATGGGCGTCTGCTTCGAATGCCTCGTCAGGATCGACGGCGTAGGCAACCGGCAAGGATGCCTTGTCCAGGTGCGGGACGGAATGAAGGTCGAAACCCAGAAGGGTGCCCACGCCTTGTCGGCGGAGCCTGCCCTATGA
- a CDS encoding IlvD/Edd family dehydratase has product MSHDHKPSAFGLRRNLTSYGDPEFSLFLRKAFIKAAGFSDDALERPIVGITNTFSDFNPCHGNVPRLIEAVKRGVMLAGGLPMEFPTISIHESFASPTSMFLRNLMAMDTEEMIRAQPMDAVVLIGGCDKTVPAQLMAAASADVPAIQLITGPMLVGHHKGEILGACTDCRRLWGQHRAGVMDQDEVEVVSGRLAPTQGTCMVMGTASTMGCLVEALGIALPGSGTIPATHADRIRAAEASGRQAVALAGQGPRPSELLTEAAFRNAMVVLQAIGGSTNGLVHLAAIARRRGLKIDLEEFDRIGREVPVLVDLKPSGAMYMEHFHWAGGMPRLLHELRDHLALDAVTVTGETIRAIADGAEDVPGQTIIRSLKTPLKATGAMAVLRGNLAPLGAVIKHSAASPDLLQHTGRAVVFESVEDLVTRIDDPDLDVTADDVLVLRNAGPKGAPGMPEAGYLPIPRKLAQAGVKDMVRISDARMSGTAFGTIVLHIAPESATGGPLGLVRSGDMIRLDAPARRLELLVDEDELKRRAQEWQPPRHLTEVSRGYRGLYLKSVLQADEGCDFDFC; this is encoded by the coding sequence ATGAGCCATGATCACAAGCCTTCCGCATTTGGGCTGCGCCGTAATCTGACGAGCTACGGCGATCCTGAGTTCTCCCTCTTCCTGCGCAAGGCCTTCATCAAGGCCGCCGGCTTCTCCGATGACGCCCTTGAGCGGCCCATCGTCGGAATCACCAACACCTTCAGCGACTTCAATCCTTGCCACGGCAACGTGCCTCGGCTCATCGAGGCGGTGAAGCGCGGGGTCATGCTCGCGGGCGGCCTGCCGATGGAATTCCCCACGATCTCCATCCACGAATCCTTCGCCAGTCCGACCAGCATGTTCCTGCGCAACCTTATGGCCATGGACACGGAAGAAATGATCCGCGCCCAGCCGATGGATGCGGTGGTGCTGATCGGGGGCTGCGACAAGACCGTGCCGGCCCAGCTCATGGCGGCCGCGAGCGCCGACGTGCCGGCGATCCAGCTGATCACGGGGCCGATGCTGGTCGGCCACCACAAGGGCGAGATACTGGGGGCCTGCACCGATTGCCGCCGCCTGTGGGGGCAGCACAGGGCGGGCGTGATGGATCAGGACGAGGTGGAGGTCGTCAGCGGACGCCTCGCCCCGACCCAGGGCACATGCATGGTGATGGGCACGGCTAGCACCATGGGATGTCTCGTCGAGGCGCTGGGCATAGCTCTGCCGGGGTCAGGCACGATCCCGGCCACCCATGCGGACAGAATCCGGGCCGCCGAGGCAAGCGGGCGCCAGGCCGTTGCGCTGGCAGGGCAGGGGCCGCGCCCGAGCGAACTGTTGACCGAGGCTGCTTTCCGCAACGCCATGGTGGTGCTGCAGGCGATCGGGGGTTCGACCAACGGGCTGGTCCATCTGGCGGCGATCGCCCGCCGGCGCGGCCTCAAGATCGACCTCGAGGAGTTCGACCGGATCGGCCGCGAGGTCCCCGTCCTCGTGGATCTGAAGCCCTCCGGCGCCATGTACATGGAGCATTTTCACTGGGCGGGCGGTATGCCCCGTCTGCTGCACGAATTGCGCGACCATCTCGCTCTGGATGCGGTGACGGTGACCGGAGAGACCATCCGGGCCATCGCGGACGGCGCCGAGGATGTACCGGGACAGACGATCATTCGCAGCCTGAAGACACCACTCAAAGCCACCGGCGCGATGGCCGTCCTGCGCGGCAATCTCGCTCCCCTGGGGGCGGTGATCAAGCATTCGGCGGCATCTCCCGATCTTCTGCAGCATACCGGCCGAGCAGTCGTGTTCGAATCGGTCGAGGATCTCGTCACCCGGATCGACGATCCGGATCTCGATGTGACGGCGGACGACGTTCTCGTCCTGCGGAATGCGGGGCCGAAAGGGGCGCCCGGCATGCCCGAGGCCGGTTACCTGCCGATCCCGAGGAAGCTCGCCCAGGCGGGCGTGAAGGACATGGTCAGGATCTCCGACGCCCGCATGAGCGGCACCGCCTTCGGCACGATCGTGCTCCATATCGCTCCGGAATCCGCGACCGGCGGCCCCCTCGGTCTCGTACGGAGCGGGGACATGATCCGATTGGACGCACCCGCGCGCCGCCTCGAACTCCTCGTGGACGAAGACGAGCTGAAGCGCCGTGCCCAGGAATGGCAGCCGCCACGTCATCTCACCGAAGTGAGCCGTGGCTATCGTGGCCTGTATCTGAAGAGCGTTCTGCAGGCCGACGAGGGCTGCGACTTCGATTTCTGCTGA
- a CDS encoding NAD(P)/FAD-dependent oxidoreductase — protein MPVNRTHAEPDIVVVGGGLMGASLAWGLARHGSRVCVLDEGDIALRASRANFALIWVQGKGLGFPAYTAWTKAAAAAWPRLAAELKSDTGIDVGLDQPGGFTVCLSDRELEANVDALVRLHRQPGAVAHPYEVLDHAQTKARLPAIGPEVSGSIYCPLDGHVNSLRLFRALHAAFEAHGVDYRADHAVETIEPHDGVFALKGAWGQVRAPKVILAAGLGNARLAPMVGLDAPMKSSRGQIVVTEKAAPFLRYPVVTVRQTDEGGVMIGDSEEANGANLTMDHAISSVMAERAIRMFPLLEELNVVRTWSAFRVMTLDGSPVYEQSRAYPGAFMAMAHSGVTLAPQHAYDLVDAVRAGTMPDEMAAFSTRRFHVPACA, from the coding sequence ATGCCAGTCAATCGAACACATGCCGAGCCCGACATCGTCGTCGTCGGCGGCGGTCTCATGGGCGCGTCGCTGGCCTGGGGCCTCGCGCGGCACGGATCGCGGGTCTGCGTCCTAGACGAGGGCGATATTGCGCTGCGCGCGTCGCGGGCCAACTTCGCCCTCATCTGGGTCCAGGGCAAGGGTTTGGGCTTCCCCGCCTACACGGCGTGGACGAAAGCAGCCGCGGCCGCTTGGCCCCGGCTGGCTGCGGAGCTGAAATCCGACACCGGCATCGACGTCGGTCTCGATCAGCCCGGCGGCTTCACTGTTTGCCTCTCGGACCGCGAGCTGGAGGCCAACGTAGACGCGCTCGTGCGCTTGCACCGCCAGCCCGGGGCGGTAGCGCATCCTTACGAAGTGCTCGATCATGCTCAGACGAAAGCGCGCCTTCCCGCGATAGGTCCCGAGGTGAGCGGATCGATCTACTGTCCCCTGGACGGACACGTGAACTCCCTTCGGCTTTTTCGCGCCCTGCATGCGGCCTTCGAGGCCCACGGCGTCGACTACCGAGCCGACCACGCGGTCGAGACGATCGAACCTCATGACGGTGTCTTCGCGTTGAAGGGGGCCTGGGGGCAGGTGAGGGCGCCTAAGGTCATCCTCGCCGCCGGCCTTGGAAATGCCAGGCTGGCTCCCATGGTCGGCCTGGATGCCCCGATGAAATCCAGCCGGGGACAGATCGTCGTCACCGAAAAGGCCGCTCCTTTCCTGCGCTATCCGGTCGTAACGGTTCGCCAGACCGACGAAGGCGGCGTCATGATCGGCGACAGCGAGGAAGCGAATGGCGCGAACCTCACCATGGATCACGCGATCTCATCCGTAATGGCCGAAAGGGCCATCAGAATGTTCCCCTTGCTCGAGGAGCTGAATGTCGTGAGAACCTGGTCGGCCTTCCGGGTCATGACGCTGGACGGTTCCCCGGTCTACGAGCAGTCACGGGCCTATCCGGGTGCCTTCATGGCGATGGCTCATTCCGGCGTCACCCTGGCCCCCCAGCATGCCTATGACCTGGTGGACGCTGTGCGGGCCGGAACTATGCCTGACGAAATGGCTGCCTTTTCAACCAGGAGGTTCCATGTTCCGGCGTGCGCCTGA